In a genomic window of Lepisosteus oculatus isolate fLepOcu1 chromosome 5, fLepOcu1.hap2, whole genome shotgun sequence:
- the crebzf gene encoding CREB/ATF bZIP transcription factor: protein MSDPSWKFEREAVSPLFEMGLDGFPDLASCLSADRGPDQLSGWLPDGDPSAGGAVRGRLPPVGGVQAPPPKEWSPGKINKNAIAARLNRQKKKEYVSGLESRVNSLATENKDLKEENSHLNKRVEELEDETRYLRAVLANESVLAQLLSRLTGVNGMKLSTSLFQESRKDEHDYALPRKRVKVEERETSGGVCLHVDKNHVSVEFCTKCAESASASFKIFLLGDCCAMLGWWVTEQPCLHDSMWILLWGKLKKRDQLLASCPGFCLKVV from the exons ATGAGCGACCCGAGTTGGAAATTTGAGAGAGAGGCTGTCTCTCCTCTTTTCGAAATGGGCTTGGACGGATTTCCAGATCTGGCGAGCTGCTTATCGGCGGACAGGGGTCCGGATCAGCTGTCCGGGTGGCTGCCAGACGGAGACCCGTCGGCAGGTGGCGCTGTGCGTGGCCGGCTGCCCCCCGTGGGTGGTGTTCAGGCCCCCCCGCCGAAAGAATGGAGCCCCGGCAAGATCAACAAGAATGCGATCGCGGCACGGCTGAATCgtcagaaaaagaaagagtaCGTAAGTGGTTTGGAGAGCAGGGTGAACTCTCTAGCGACGGAAAACAAGGATCTGAAAGAGGAGAACTCGCACCTGAACAAAAGAGTCGAGGAGCTGGAAGACGAGACGAGGTACCTGAGAGCTGTGCTGGCCAACGAGAGCGTGTTAGCCCAGCTCTTATCCAGGCTCACGGGTGTGAATGGCATGAAATTGTCTACCTCGCTTTTCCAGGAGTCCAGAAAAGACGAACACGACTACGCCCTGCCAAGGAAGAGGGTGAAGGtggaagagagagagacctCGGGGGGCGTCTGTCTACACGTGGATAAGAACCACGTCTCGGTGGAATTTTGCAcgaaatgtgcagaaagtgcaagCGCGTCGTTCAAAAT TTTTCTTCTAGGTGATTGTTGTGCCATGCTGGGTTGGTGGGTTACAGAACAGCCATGCCTCCATGACTCCATG TGGATTCTGCTGTGGGGGAAGCTGAAGAAACGGGACCAGCTGC